The sequence ACACTGGCCTATGTTCCTCTGGGAACTTAAGAAGAAAGCAGAACTTCCTCTTCAAGatcgttttttctttttaggcaaaGAAAAATACGAACATTTTCCCAGAAATCAGTTTTTCTCCGCGTTTACTTCACAGCCGTTATTCATCCATAagtaacatttaacatcatgtaaattcactgtctcactgctgACACCAGACATTTTGACTGGAGGAGCAGGGGATCAAACTGCCGACCCTCAGGTGAGACGTCATCACAGTAACGGCTGTGAATTTGTCCTCACGAgcacaggaagacacacacacacacacacacacactgttaccaACAGGAGGTAATTTGGGTTTTGAGTGTTCCCCCCCGGGTCACTTCAGTGTGAGCAGGAGGAGCCAGAATCATTCACTCTAATGAAATGTCTGTCGTCGGCAGGTGAaggatttttttatattatcttcataaatgattgtgtgtctgtgacggAGGCGGGAACGTGTTTGTGCAGACGCGTTTTTATTTCAGCCTCTGGTGAAAATTCTACTGCACAACAAACATCAGACAGACGGCGTTCGTCCCAGACTCAACACGTTAGACCAGCTCGCAATAATGGATCTCTGCCTCCGGGCTGCAGCAGACGCAGCTGTCCTGTCCCCACGCGACTGTTAGagagtgtgtttatgtctttgtgaggacattttgtctgggccacacaactttaaagagctttttcagGGTCAAGCTCTGGTTTTAGGGTGAGAATTGggtttaaaggttaaaggttcaCAAATCTCACctgcattgtttttaattaagggcaaaacaaaatatgtaaacacaatgtatcagtcaacatgggtcaaaggtcacaaatgcttgaactttctcactcactcagagacCTCAATTCGTGTCCATTTGTCTTCATCactcactgccaaagtttctggtgtttgatttaatttttaatgaaatgaaatactaatgtatttttattttattgtcttaaaaataatgtaagtatgttattattatttttaaatctatttttatttctaaaatcttgttaaaacagccattttaaaagttattttttagGGTTAGAAACGCTTTTATAGCGTTGCCTTTGTTCCTACCGGGTATCGCCgttgggggcgctactgagccgtTCTGCGCCACTTTTATGTATTCCgcttattttataaaacatttcgCCATTTCTGATTTGAGAACCAATTTATTAACTCCAGGAGTTCCAACGTGACTTTAcatcaccgtgtgtgtgtgtgtgtgtgtgtggaagtgctCGGGAAcctattaataaatgaatgaatgaatgaatgaatgaataaatgtcctggggaaaaaacaaacaaacaaaaacaaggataTCCGGTGAAACCGGAAATCCGACTCGCTTCCATGGAGGAGTAATGGCTGTGTACTGCTACAAATCCTGGCGTGCGGCAAATGTCATGTGTGAAAACAGTCTGAATTCCGTCGCTGACACGAGTCTCTTTAATGTTTAGCGCTGTGAATTAACGTGAAATGACGTGTTTTCATCTCGTGTTGAATCTCTTATCCTCAGCCTGAcgtcagttttctttttctgctgttAGCCACttgttagcctgttagctgcTAAGCCGAGACGACGAGCCACCTGTCAGCCGGCGCTGCTCGCTCTGAAGGCGGTTCATGGCAGAGGAATAGGAGCTGAAGCCAACGGTGATTGTGTTttgagagggttttttttcctgaagcGATTACACCGGGATTCCGGCGTCTAAATGCCCGAGCAAGGCCCCAGGATGAACGGGTTTTCTATCGGTGAGCTGTGCTGGCTCTTCTGTTGTCCGCCCTGTCCCAGCCGCATCGCGGCTAAGCTAGCTTTCCTCCCGCCGGAGCCCACATACTCTGTGCACAGCGACGCTAACGGCGTCACCAGCTTGCATTTAACCGAGCGGGCGGACTGGCAATACTCACAGCGGGAGCTCGACGCCGTGGAGGTGTTCACCACCCGGAGCACCCGCGGTAACCGGATAGGCTGCATGTTCGTGCGCTGCGCCCCCAACAGCCGCTACACGCTGCTGTTCTCCCACGGCAACGCCGTGGACCTGGGGCAGATGTGCAGCTTCTACATCGGCCTCGGCTCCAGGATCAACTGCAACGTCTTCTCCTACGATTACTCAGGCTACGGAGTGAGCACCGGGAAACCGTCCGAGAAGAACCTGTACGCGGACATCGAAGCGGCCTGGCAGGTCCTGAGGAACAAGTGAGTACCCAATCGATGTGCACGATATTAGAACAGACGATATGCGATATTGTGatgctaatgtgtgtttgttttggccaGTGTTAGGCTCACTGTATATATGAGGATGAgtggtgggtcaaaatatcaatatcTTTGTCCTTCATGTGCAATACAAGAATCAATCCATGTCAGGGCATTAAAAggaaacagtccctgccagtttcactcaccaaAACTGGCTGAAGAAGAGTGAGTGTACGgggggataatggtggagaatcTGTTTCCTTTGACCTATATCGCGATGTAtcactatatgattgtcttgcagtaTTGATCATCACAtaattgttgtgttgtgatattatgGGTATCGTGGACCTCGTATTGTGCATTGCATCGTCAGCtgccctgtgattcccacccctaataaGGACCCACTTTTAAAAGAGGTCAAACTATCGTGACCCTATTCACAATATGTTTTAtagatgttatttaaaacacacatcaaTGTGGACTAAAAGGTTAGGGAAATTCCGCAAAAAAAATCTCCCtacgacccatctgtgggtcctgacctaGTCTTTGGGCATCACTGGTTCATGCGgacacagaaaaaataaaatatgttatttcaatttcaacagTTTGGTGTTTTGGGCCCaactatttatttaaaaagagaaagaatcaACATTTATTGCAAGGGATGAGCAAATATGGATCTGATACTGGCCAAAATCGCTGAATAGAATATTGGGTACATACAATTGAATATGATCTGTAAACCCTAAACATTACATAAATGCTGGACGTGTAtctaaacacttttttttcaggtgaACCAATGTATATGTTGTATATGTATTTAGTGTCTCTTAATGTTGTTCATTGATTTAGGTCTAAATCCTGACAGTGAATTGTGTTTAGTTTATGTTGCATAGCTGACCAAACACTATTAAATGTTTCCAATGGCAGGCGCACCCTGCTCTTTCGTCACTGGATTGCTCTTTCAAGGTTCAAGGTATCTTTATTTTATCATCCCTGAGTGGCAATCTGATTTAAAGTCAGCAGTCGCACGTAATTATCAAGAAGTGCAACATATCAgatgaatataaaaaataaaataaacactgagtCACATTTAAGAGTCACATTTAAGGTTGATACTGACCTCATCCTCTTCTGGCCAAACCCCGCCCTCGTGTAACATAAAAACGGGCttgatgtgagtgtgagtctctgtttgccctgtgttggattggcaacctgtccaggatgtaccctgcctatgtcagctgggattggttcctACTCCCTATGACACCCTCGCACTCATTGCACACAGAACTGCAATGACTGACGACTAAAGGCACACATGATGTGTCATCTCTACATTATAGAGATAACCACGCCCCCTGTGGTGCTCCCTCACCCTTCTGTCTACACCCCTGTCACGCACAGCTCCCTGCCCACTTCCtggcattttttattttatttttattgttttaaatcaggCGTTGGGTGGAGTTAGCCTCAGATCAGGaagtttagttacactttaactAAACACATGCCGCCTGTTTTATAGAGACATTTACCATGATAAACACACCAGTAACAGCAAGTCTGTTAAGTAGACTGTCTGATGTGAGTATCGGTAGATATTTGAGGTTGTCATTTCGGTATTGTATAAATATTTAGATCGCTTATGTTCGTATCTTTTCtgaatcatcattttatttatacatcacTTAGAAAACACAAGTTCCTTGACGTACAACTCATGAGAAGGATAATTGTTCGGGGGCGTTGGCAGTGAGGTTTCATGACGTTGAGGATGAaggatgtttacggtggtgtcgCAAAATGATGTACTCCGAAACTTTACGCAGAGCTTCTTGACCCCTACAGTTCACTGTCGAGATTTGGTCCCAGATCAATAAACGACAATACGAGATATAAACCATAAGCAAtgcctgtgttgtgttgtattacTGAATCCCTCTCAAAGTTATGTAGACTGAATGAAAGCGAGCTGACGGTGTAATTTCCCTGCGTCACTTTGCTGTCGTATTAAAACAAGAGCAAAAGGTGGATCGCGAGGCAGAACCATAGATTTCCCATTGAATACATGCCTCAGATTAACGTCCCACAAGACagaaagtcaaaaagtaaatgaaaggaAAGCATTAGTGTCTCGTCCCACctacctttttaaaatgaaaaatgtaattgctGCCCAACCCTTTGTAGAGTGAGCTGCCCAGGCATTCAGTTTAACAGTGCTGATCGTTAGACTGTCCTTAGGGGAGCTAAGCACCTCGGGTTTGTTTACTCAATATctctttaattacatttatggAAAATCATTCAGACTGTGGCCTTAAACTGCAGCTTGATAATGGAAGTTCTGTTACTCAGCCTTCAGGGCAGAAAAGATAAattatttaaagataaaagatTTTTTGGTGTGCTCTCAAAAGTCAGTTGACTTGACATTTGACTCGATTATTGCttaatgagtttgtttttactCTCAAAAATGATGTCTCAAGACGGCAGGCTTTTTTAAAGTGATGGTTTAAGTTTTGTTTGAAGTGGTGGGCGTGTGAGGTACTGAGTGACACTTTGTCAGCGCCGACTTCACCGCGCACGCAGTTGTTGCCATGAACTAGCCTGAAACACGGAGACACGTCTGCCAGCGgaaatgcaagaaaaacaacaactttgagCCGACTCGCCTCATAAAACCTACGTCTGCTTAAATATATAACATctaaagaatgtgtttgctgcattATCAATggccttttccaacaggaaacttaagtttgtaaAAGTCTCACTTTCCAGCACCAAAGtcacagtgatggaggcagcaatgggtcaacaactcctgtgggCGGTGatataaaatcacagattttctctatggacttcggtgtgggagagtgagaggtttagaTGTAGTGAGCAGTGTTTTGCCTAGGTTTACAGCTTGTATGTATAGTTAGTTAGATAGTTAGTGCTGGGTGGTATGACCAAAATATAACGGTGATATAATTTAATAACCCTAATATAATGCTAGGGGAAAAACTGGTAACACAAACCATTGTGagcaaaaaacagcaaaagccTTTTGTTTCGTGGCGAAAATAATTTTTTCTGGTGCCTCAGTCAGTACCTtgcacaaccacacttcaaaaaaaaaacctgaactttAAAGAAACTTTCCACTTCCAAATTTCCAACAGTTCTTCCAAGTCCCATTTTGAAACTCAACTGAGATTCATTattgtaacaaaaacaaaataaggaaGTGTGTCCTGAAAGTGGATGAAGAGGGTCACTGCTTTGTCGGCTCTTCCAATGAGCCGGTTTTTATGAGCATGATTTCCTTTCATTACGCTCGCACTCGACTCATCACATTAGTACGAATGGTTGCGGTCGGCGGTTGAAACGCAGCCCAGAGTCGAGTTCCAGTGCTTTTTATTAAAAGATTATAGAAACAAAAACGAAGCACGTGAGCTCTGGGTTTATTCCGTCAGTGCCGCACGATGTGGACATGGTTGGCAGAACTATCGGTGTGAGCCAAGTGGATGATGTGCGAATTTACCTCATGGTCTCAGTAAAGATTACAACACTTAAAACCAAGAGATTAGTTTGAATTTATGGAAGTATTagttttgtgtctgtttcttagaaatggaataaaatcacaaaggaGCGGTGTTGTACGTGACGTTACGGTGTGAGTTTAGTCATCACTGCGCTTGATGAGCTTATGATTTGCAGTTTAACAGTCAAAAGTAATAAAAGGTACAATTAGTTCTCgattatgttttttcttttttagatcCACGAAGTTCAAACAAAGTTTGCATGTTATGTGATTTCGGGCCGCAGCTAATGATCATTTGTATGATTGATGAAtgtgtccattattttcttaattatgtTTTGTGgtataaaatgttgatctgtgtttctcaaacctcaaaatgatgatcaTTTTGTGGACCATAAAACGTcacaaaaaatgtgttcttcattttcacagctaaacaacaaaacatcgCATTCTAAATGTATCTTAGGCCAGAACTCACTCTGCTTGACCATTTAGGAACTGCTTAAGATGGTCTGATGAGCTTCtgtgctgtatattttgaactcaaacaGGATTTTAAGGTTCGAGTTTGATCAAGCAGATATCAGGATTTTTCATATCAAGTGACGACTTTAAACCGTTAGTCTGATATACTCACAAAACTTATCAAAAGTTGATTTTTCAacagcaaattaaaacaaacattctcACGAAGGATTGAATGCataaagaagtaaaacaaatatcCATTTTGTTGTCTCGTTGTCTGCTGTCGTGATTTTAGCCGAGTCGTGTTGTGGGCTGTTCATTTCTTcattatgggagaagaatatttgtcgCACAGTTATATTATACAGTTATGATATTGGTCATTTTATCAGACTAGAAAAGTGGTATTGTGCCCTCCCTCGTATGTACTATTTCAATTATATATTCTTGTATCTTATTCATCCTGTAATTTGTTGTCACTTTGTCTGTTCCAGTTTGCCATCTTAACGTACATGTTTCATGTCCATGTAACACCATTAAAGGTGTTCTGC is a genomic window of Solea senegalensis isolate Sse05_10M linkage group LG7, IFAPA_SoseM_1, whole genome shotgun sequence containing:
- the abhd17c gene encoding alpha/beta hydrolase domain-containing protein 17C, coding for MPEQGPRMNGFSIGELCWLFCCPPCPSRIAAKLAFLPPEPTYSVHSDANGVTSLHLTERADWQYSQRELDAVEVFTTRSTRGNRIGCMFVRCAPNSRYTLLFSHGNAVDLGQMCSFYIGLGSRINCNVFSYDYSGYGVSTGKPSEKNLYADIEAAWQVLRNKYGVTPENIILYGQSIGTVPTIDLAARYECAAVILHSPLMSGLRVAFPDTRKTYCFDAFPSIDKVSKVASPVLVIHGTEDEVIDFSHGLAMYERCPRAVEPLWVEGAGHNDIELYAQYLERLKQFISLELPSS